One genomic region from Nostoc sphaeroides encodes:
- a CDS encoding Dps family protein, giving the protein MRSINIGLTEEQRQGVINLLNQDLADAYLLLVKTKKYHWDVVGPQFRSLHQLWEEHYQTLTLNIDALAERIRALGGYPVGTMEGFLKIASLKEHAGNVPTATGMVSNLVNDHEQVIRNLRDHVDQSGDQFHDQGTADFLTGLMEQHEEMAWMLRSFIEGEALGPDGRQPAEGAKTPVGV; this is encoded by the coding sequence ATGCGTTCGATAAACATTGGTTTGACTGAAGAACAGCGTCAAGGTGTAATTAATCTGTTAAATCAAGATTTGGCAGATGCTTATCTACTGTTGGTGAAAACCAAAAAGTATCACTGGGATGTCGTTGGGCCTCAGTTCCGCTCTTTGCACCAGCTTTGGGAAGAACACTACCAAACGCTAACTCTAAATATTGATGCTTTGGCAGAGCGGATTCGTGCTTTGGGCGGTTATCCAGTTGGCACAATGGAAGGATTTCTCAAGATTGCTAGCCTCAAGGAACATGCTGGTAATGTTCCCACAGCAACGGGGATGGTATCTAATCTGGTAAATGATCACGAGCAGGTTATTCGGAACTTAAGAGACCATGTGGATCAGTCTGGCGACCAGTTCCACGATCAAGGAACTGCTGACTTTCTGACTGGACTGATGGAACAGCATGAGGAAATGGCTTGGATGCTGCGTTCATTTATTGAAGGCGAAGCACTAGGGCCAGATGGTAGACAGCCAGCAGAAGGGGCTAAGACTCCTGTAGGTGTGTAG
- a CDS encoding ChaB family protein, producing the protein MAEVYKAERTISAVFKEQKQIDDVIRRLLDRGVPRDHISVMGRNFQSETRIAGFISKKDVILGGLRTGAVFGSLFGSFLSLLTGVGVLFIPFVGPIVAAGPIGAVLLGAASGAIAGSAGAGLVSVLTTLGMPEDKAAIYQTRLQAGEFLVMAEVPSDRTGEFQLLLESAGGEEIHTIEKTFARPCPGQCNSPEDLSPEVRAHLSDEAQRTFIERYNTVFNEKNDEFTAEQAAWESVHQQYDEDENGVWSKAKVKA; encoded by the coding sequence GTGGCAGAAGTATATAAAGCAGAACGGACTATCTCTGCTGTATTTAAAGAACAGAAGCAAATTGACGATGTGATTCGGCGTTTATTAGACAGGGGTGTGCCTAGAGATCATATTTCGGTCATGGGGAGAAATTTCCAGTCCGAAACTAGAATCGCTGGCTTTATTAGTAAAAAAGATGTGATTCTGGGAGGTTTGAGAACAGGGGCAGTTTTTGGTTCCCTGTTTGGTTCCTTTCTCAGCTTGCTCACGGGTGTAGGCGTACTGTTTATTCCCTTTGTCGGGCCAATCGTAGCAGCAGGGCCTATTGGTGCAGTGCTATTGGGGGCTGCTAGTGGAGCGATCGCAGGTAGTGCAGGTGCCGGTCTAGTATCAGTTCTAACTACTTTGGGGATGCCAGAAGATAAAGCGGCTATCTACCAAACCCGCTTACAAGCTGGCGAGTTCTTAGTGATGGCAGAAGTACCGAGCGATCGCACTGGCGAATTTCAATTGTTGCTCGAAAGTGCTGGTGGCGAAGAAATTCACACAATTGAAAAAACTTTTGCTCGTCCTTGTCCTGGACAGTGCAACAGCCCAGAAGACTTGTCTCCTGAAGTTCGCGCTCATCTTTCTGATGAAGCTCAACGCACATTCATTGAGCGCTATAATACTGTCTTCAATGAGAAAAATGACGAGTTCACAGCTGAACAAGCTGCTTGGGAGTCTGTTCATCAGCAATATGATGAAGATGAAAACGGTGTTTGGTCAAAAGCTAAGGTTAAAGCTTAA
- a CDS encoding thermonuclease family protein: MDKLTKPVRFWLCATIMILGLIGCDRFVGTSGEPVERVSDGDTLVVKDTNGKNFTVRFACVDAPEIAHTNKEKQSKRTSDRNQFTWGVKAQERVQELVQQGGDRVTLNITDSDRYGRKIAEVRLKNGTFVQQVLLQEGLAKVYRPYLNKCPSKDLVQQAEAEAKQQRLGVWSDTKFVNPWEYRSLYKK; encoded by the coding sequence ATGGATAAATTAACTAAACCAGTGCGATTTTGGCTTTGTGCAACTATCATGATTTTGGGTTTGATCGGCTGCGATCGCTTTGTCGGTACTTCTGGAGAACCGGTTGAGCGAGTCAGTGATGGCGATACCTTAGTAGTGAAAGATACCAATGGCAAAAATTTTACCGTGCGCTTTGCTTGTGTAGATGCGCCAGAGATAGCTCATACAAACAAAGAAAAGCAGAGTAAACGCACTAGCGATCGCAATCAATTTACTTGGGGTGTGAAAGCCCAAGAACGGGTGCAAGAACTGGTACAACAAGGAGGCGATCGCGTGACTTTGAATATCACCGATAGCGATCGCTATGGACGTAAAATTGCCGAAGTTCGTTTAAAAAATGGCACTTTTGTACAACAAGTATTATTGCAAGAAGGTTTAGCAAAAGTGTATCGTCCCTATTTAAACAAATGTCCTAGCAAAGACTTAGTTCAACAAGCCGAAGCTGAGGCCAAGCAACAACGGCTTGGTGTTTGGAGTGATACTAAATTTGTGAATCCTTGGGAATATCGTAGTTTATATAAAAAGTAA
- a CDS encoding carbohydrate ABC transporter permease: MPKIYTKSWLDNDTVAAWIFLTPALILLGLFIIWPIAYLFYLSFTAGSFTLKGIYWIGLKNYTRLLLDPDFWQVLGNTLYFTVATIIPSLVISLGLAVLLNRSIPLRGILRSAYFLPSIISLVAAGLGFRWLFQTSGPVNGLLDFFGIPAISWLADTFWAMPVIILMSIWKQLGFNMVVFLAGLQAIPPSRYEAADLDGANAWQQFWYITLPGLRPTVIFAIITTAIFTLRGFEQSYVMTGGGPLNSTNLLVYYIYQEAFAQFDFGYAAAAATVLLAVTLVLVYLQLQTWGEE; the protein is encoded by the coding sequence ATGCCAAAAATATATACTAAGTCGTGGTTGGATAATGATACAGTAGCTGCCTGGATTTTTCTCACACCAGCACTAATTTTGCTGGGCCTTTTTATCATTTGGCCGATCGCTTATTTGTTTTACCTCAGTTTCACTGCTGGTAGTTTCACTCTAAAAGGTATTTATTGGATAGGCTTAAAAAACTATACACGCTTGCTACTCGACCCCGATTTTTGGCAAGTTCTGGGTAACACCCTTTATTTTACTGTTGCCACCATCATTCCCAGTTTAGTTATATCTTTGGGATTGGCAGTGCTATTAAACCGCTCCATTCCCTTGCGGGGCATCTTGCGAAGTGCCTATTTTCTGCCTTCAATTATCTCACTTGTGGCAGCCGGTTTGGGATTTCGCTGGCTGTTTCAAACATCAGGGCCAGTTAACGGACTTTTAGATTTTTTTGGCATTCCAGCCATATCCTGGCTAGCAGACACATTTTGGGCAATGCCAGTAATTATTTTAATGAGTATTTGGAAACAACTCGGTTTCAATATGGTAGTTTTTTTAGCAGGGTTGCAAGCAATTCCTCCCAGTCGTTATGAAGCAGCAGATTTGGATGGAGCAAATGCTTGGCAACAATTTTGGTATATTACTCTGCCTGGATTGCGCCCGACTGTGATATTTGCAATCATCACGACTGCGATTTTTACATTGCGGGGTTTTGAACAATCTTATGTGATGACTGGCGGTGGCCCACTGAATTCGACTAATTTGCTGGTTTACTACATTTACCAAGAGGCTTTTGCTCAATTTGATTTTGGTTATGCAGCAGCAGCAGCAACCGTGTTACTAGCAGTGACGTTGGTACTTGTGTATTTGCAACTGCAAACTTGGGGAGAGGAGTAA
- the tnpC gene encoding IS66 family transposase: MEHKRVSHLEQIPPEDWGKTPTSVKKLVEEMAQQIEQQEKKLTEVLTVQEQLLEKINQTSKNSSSPPSSDPPGFSKKPPKQKSSKKRGGQPGHKGNSRDLYPIEECSSVIEHHPQLCTNCGATLSGVDTNPYRHQIVEIPPISPIVIEHRLHQLTCTGCGSSTRAKLPEDVNQSGYGVRVVALVALLSGVYRNSQRMVQSAMQEVFGISISLGTVNRLRLEASNAVATCVDEAKLYIQKANIVGADETSFNQGNIDGFNPQQRKAWLWVAVTPLVTFFEIALTRCTQAAQNLLGDNFGGILNSDRHGAYNWVELERRQLCWAHLRREFIKISERPGVSAQLGTALVKQQEKLFELWHRVRDGTLSHCDFGELVLEIRSSIKATLLEADNYSIGTREKTPLAKTVRTCRQLLKVEPAMWLFVTTQGVEPTNNAAERAIRPAVIWRRTSFGSQTQTGSNFVARMLTVVTTLKSQKRNVLEFMTQAVVATRGGTATPSLLPEATTCSDDSDLLTAA, encoded by the coding sequence ATGGAACACAAGCGCGTCAGTCATTTAGAACAGATACCCCCAGAAGATTGGGGAAAGACTCCAACCAGCGTCAAAAAACTGGTGGAGGAGATGGCGCAGCAAATAGAACAACAGGAAAAGAAACTAACAGAAGTCCTGACAGTTCAAGAACAGCTATTAGAAAAAATAAATCAGACATCAAAGAACTCATCATCACCCCCCTCAAGCGACCCACCAGGATTCTCCAAAAAGCCACCCAAACAGAAAAGCAGCAAAAAACGAGGGGGTCAGCCAGGTCATAAAGGAAATAGCCGGGACTTATACCCCATAGAAGAATGTAGCTCAGTAATAGAACATCATCCGCAATTATGTACGAATTGTGGAGCAACCCTCAGTGGAGTTGATACAAACCCCTATCGTCACCAGATAGTAGAAATTCCACCCATCAGTCCCATAGTCATCGAGCATCGTTTACATCAATTGACCTGTACTGGATGTGGCAGTAGTACTCGTGCAAAATTGCCAGAAGACGTGAACCAAAGTGGTTACGGAGTCAGAGTAGTAGCTCTAGTGGCACTGCTGAGTGGAGTGTACCGTAACAGTCAAAGGATGGTACAAAGTGCAATGCAAGAGGTGTTTGGAATCTCAATATCATTGGGAACAGTCAACAGACTGCGACTGGAAGCGAGTAACGCAGTGGCGACCTGTGTAGATGAAGCCAAACTTTATATTCAAAAAGCAAACATCGTTGGAGCCGATGAAACCAGCTTTAACCAAGGAAATATTGACGGTTTTAATCCTCAACAAAGAAAGGCTTGGTTATGGGTTGCTGTCACCCCCCTAGTCACATTTTTTGAAATTGCCCTAACTCGTTGTACCCAAGCAGCTCAGAACTTATTGGGTGATAACTTTGGAGGAATTTTAAACTCTGACCGTCATGGTGCTTACAATTGGGTAGAACTAGAACGTCGGCAATTGTGTTGGGCGCATCTGCGACGTGAATTTATCAAAATTTCCGAGCGTCCTGGAGTTTCGGCACAATTAGGAACTGCACTGGTTAAACAGCAAGAAAAATTGTTTGAACTATGGCATCGAGTTAGAGATGGCACATTATCTCATTGTGATTTTGGTGAGTTGGTTCTAGAGATTCGCTCATCAATCAAAGCAACTTTACTTGAAGCTGATAACTATTCTATTGGTACACGGGAAAAAACACCCCTAGCAAAAACTGTTCGCACCTGTCGTCAACTACTGAAAGTTGAGCCGGCGATGTGGTTGTTTGTGACCACCCAAGGTGTTGAACCCACTAATAATGCTGCTGAACGAGCTATCCGTCCTGCTGTAATCTGGCGACGGACTAGTTTTGGCTCTCAAACCCAGACTGGTAGTAATTTTGTGGCTCGGATGCTGACTGTGGTAACAACCCTGAAGTCTCAAAAACGTAATGTTTTGGAGTTTATGACCCAGGCTGTTGTTGCTACTCGTGGTGGTACAGCCACTCCTTCTCTGCTTCCTGAAGCCACTACTTGTTCTGATGATTCTGACTTGTTGACTGCTGCATAA
- the purN gene encoding phosphoribosylglycinamide formyltransferase, which produces MTFRPDSTLSLVSPNISDVCRQVAPLKLGIMASGNGSNFDVVAQAIQDGRLNAQIQVLIYNNPSAKAAVKAANRGVEAVLLNHRNYQSREEFDQKIVQTLLHYDVEWVIMAGWMRLLTSVFIDAFPDKIINIHPSLLPSFKGIHAVEQALASGVKITGCTAHIACLEMDSGPILMQAAVPVLPDDTAETLHARIQIQEHRILPLAIALAASSSK; this is translated from the coding sequence ATGACCTTCCGCCCTGATTCTACCCTTAGCTTGGTTTCCCCCAACATTAGCGATGTATGCCGACAAGTCGCGCCTTTAAAACTGGGAATTATGGCTTCTGGGAATGGCAGCAATTTTGATGTAGTTGCCCAAGCTATCCAAGATGGGCGGCTAAATGCCCAAATTCAAGTTTTAATTTACAATAACCCCTCTGCAAAAGCAGCCGTCAAAGCAGCCAATAGAGGTGTAGAAGCTGTTTTATTAAATCACCGCAACTATCAAAGCCGAGAAGAGTTTGATCAGAAAATTGTGCAGACATTACTTCACTACGATGTAGAATGGGTGATTATGGCAGGTTGGATGCGATTGTTAACATCAGTTTTTATTGATGCCTTTCCTGACAAAATTATTAATATCCATCCTAGTTTGTTACCTAGTTTCAAGGGAATCCATGCTGTAGAACAAGCCTTAGCATCTGGCGTAAAAATCACTGGTTGTACAGCGCATATAGCTTGTTTAGAAATGGATAGTGGCCCAATATTAATGCAAGCCGCAGTACCAGTATTGCCGGATGATACAGCAGAAACACTCCACGCCCGGATTCAAATTCAGGAACATCGGATTTTGCCATTAGCGATCGCTCTAGCAGCTTCTTCGTCAAAGTAA
- a CDS encoding GAF domain-containing protein: MNQSFSQNQARRNREQRLWQQKWSLKTKAIVWALSISILPVVAIGTATYYYGINLITKQIPQVRLESAKSSIETELALQKQLSLLLTGMGVTAILTGAIAVFVTNRAISRVRKAAAISNNIKNKLRPDSEFTQYFIANEDELVMLERNINLFTELLSVLVKEKETEADYSQLLRKVTQWVRESFNEEDVLKITSEEIRKALSIDRVSIFCFNSNSNGTFIAESVAPGLPRILGVTVSEPGFQAGYIEKYQNGSIRAIDNIYQADLSDSDIELLEQFAVKSNLVAPILKGKQLFGLLIAHQCSRIRFWQQSEIDLLTQIAIQVGFALDYTKLLEQVDTKADIAQVFIEITRSIRQSLNEEDVIKITVEEVRKALSSDRVLVYTFDASWSGTVIAESVVPGYPKVLRSEIQDPCFAQDYVEKYQSGRVQAINNIYEAGLRDCHINLLESFGVKANLVAPIIKDEQLFGLLIAHQCSRPRDWQQSEIDLCAQIAMEVGFALDHARLLQRIEAESVQSQLLADTIGSIRQSLNEEDVLKTTVEEVRKVLSTDRVMVYSFNANYSGTVIAESVVLTYPKVLRSEIQDLYFGQGYVEDYQSGRVLAINNIYEAGLADYQISLLESFAVKANLVAPILKDEQLFGLLIAHQCSKPRDWQQSEIDLFGQIAMQVGFALDHARLLQRIEAESRRSQLLVDITRSIRQSLKEEDVIKTTVEEVRKALSVDRVLVYSFYANWFGIIIAESVVSGYPKVLRSKIHDPCFTQGYIEKYQSGRVVAINNIYEAGLGDCHVKLLESFSVKANLVAPIIKDEQLFGLLIAHQCSGPRDWEQPEIDLFTQIAMQVGFTLDHARLLQAYEATEANSGE; encoded by the coding sequence ATGAATCAGTCTTTTTCTCAAAATCAAGCAAGACGAAATCGTGAACAAAGGCTGTGGCAACAAAAATGGAGTTTAAAGACTAAAGCAATTGTTTGGGCACTAAGCATTAGTATCCTTCCTGTGGTTGCAATTGGAACAGCTACTTACTACTATGGTATTAATTTAATTACCAAACAAATTCCGCAAGTAAGACTTGAAAGTGCAAAAAGTTCAATAGAAACTGAACTTGCTCTCCAGAAACAATTGTCACTCTTGTTAACTGGTATGGGAGTAACAGCAATTTTAACAGGTGCGATCGCTGTTTTTGTGACGAATCGAGCTATTAGTCGAGTCAGGAAAGCTGCGGCAATTTCTAATAATATCAAAAACAAGCTACGTCCAGACAGTGAGTTTACTCAATATTTCATCGCTAACGAAGATGAATTAGTGATGTTAGAGAGAAATATAAACTTATTCACAGAACTGCTTTCAGTTTTAGTAAAGGAAAAAGAAACCGAAGCTGATTACTCCCAACTATTGAGGAAAGTTACGCAATGGGTTCGAGAATCATTCAATGAAGAAGATGTTCTCAAAATTACCTCAGAAGAAATTCGTAAAGCTTTAAGCATTGACCGCGTAAGCATTTTTTGCTTCAACTCTAACTCTAATGGAACTTTTATCGCTGAGTCAGTAGCACCTGGTTTACCAAGAATATTAGGAGTTACAGTCTCTGAGCCTGGGTTCCAGGCAGGGTATATAGAAAAATACCAGAATGGTTCCATCCGTGCTATTGATAATATCTATCAAGCCGATCTCAGTGATAGTGATATTGAATTGCTAGAGCAATTTGCTGTCAAATCTAATTTAGTAGCACCTATTCTCAAAGGCAAACAGCTATTCGGTTTATTAATTGCACATCAGTGTTCTAGAATTCGCTTTTGGCAGCAGTCTGAGATTGATTTGTTAACTCAGATAGCTATACAAGTAGGATTCGCTCTTGACTACACCAAACTTCTAGAACAAGTTGATACAAAGGCAGATATAGCTCAGGTATTTATCGAAATTACCCGCAGCATTCGCCAATCGCTTAACGAAGAGGATGTCATCAAAATCACCGTGGAAGAAGTTCGCAAAGCACTGAGTAGCGATCGCGTACTGGTTTATACATTTGACGCTAGTTGGTCTGGAACTGTAATTGCAGAATCAGTGGTTCCAGGTTATCCCAAAGTTTTGCGGTCTGAAATCCAAGACCCATGTTTTGCTCAGGACTATGTAGAAAAGTATCAGTCTGGTCGCGTTCAAGCCATAAACAACATTTATGAAGCAGGTTTGCGTGATTGTCATATTAACCTGCTAGAATCCTTTGGTGTGAAAGCAAATTTAGTCGCACCCATTATCAAAGATGAACAGCTGTTTGGTTTATTAATTGCACATCAATGTTCCAGACCCCGTGATTGGCAACAGTCTGAGATTGATTTATGTGCCCAAATAGCGATGGAAGTGGGATTTGCTCTCGACCATGCAAGACTCCTGCAACGAATCGAGGCTGAGAGTGTGCAAAGTCAGTTGCTGGCGGATACTATCGGCAGCATTCGCCAATCGCTTAACGAAGAGGATGTCCTGAAGACCACTGTAGAAGAGGTTCGTAAAGTACTAAGTACTGACCGAGTGATGGTTTATAGCTTTAATGCTAATTACTCTGGAACTGTGATTGCCGAATCAGTTGTTCTCACTTACCCAAAAGTTTTGCGCTCTGAAATCCAAGACCTATATTTTGGTCAAGGCTATGTAGAAGATTATCAGTCTGGTCGCGTTTTAGCAATAAATAACATTTACGAAGCAGGTTTGGCTGATTATCAGATTAGCCTACTTGAATCCTTTGCTGTGAAAGCAAATTTGGTAGCTCCCATTCTTAAGGATGAACAGCTATTTGGTTTATTAATTGCACATCAGTGTTCCAAACCTCGTGATTGGCAACAATCTGAGATTGATTTATTTGGCCAAATAGCAATGCAAGTGGGATTTGCTCTCGACCATGCCAGACTCCTGCAACGAATCGAAGCTGAAAGTAGGCGAAGTCAGTTACTGGTGGATATTACCCGCAGCATTCGCCAATCGCTCAAAGAAGAGGATGTCATTAAAACCACTGTGGAAGAGGTTCGCAAAGCACTGAGTGTTGACCGAGTATTAGTTTATAGCTTTTACGCTAATTGGTTCGGAATTATAATTGCTGAATCAGTAGTTTCAGGTTATCCCAAAGTTTTGCGGTCTAAAATCCACGACCCCTGTTTTACTCAAGGCTATATAGAAAAGTATCAGTCTGGTCGCGTTGTCGCAATCAACAACATTTATGAAGCCGGTTTGGGTGATTGTCACGTTAAGCTGCTGGAATCCTTTTCTGTAAAAGCAAATTTAGTAGCACCGATTATCAAAGATGAGCAGCTATTTGGCTTGTTAATTGCACATCAGTGTTCCGGGCCCCGTGATTGGGAACAGCCGGAGATTGATTTATTTACCCAGATAGCGATGCAAGTAGGATTTACTCTCGATCATGCTAGGCTTTTACAAGCGTATGAAGCTACTGAAGCTAACTCTGGTGAATAG
- a CDS encoding CPBP family intramembrane glutamic endopeptidase codes for MIEQQKQKPEIPYLTRIQILGAMGATAIILLIVAKLSLYLGHFSLFSWDLNQRELLFGVGLGLSITALSGVVYRVWSAYRKSADYYLEVILKPLALPDLIWLGLLPGLSEELLFRGVMLPALGLDHLAVIVSSLCFGILHFSGSQQWPYVIWATFVGMIFAYSALLTGNLLVPIVAHIITNWISSYFWKMSQLRQLKNKF; via the coding sequence GTGATTGAACAACAAAAGCAAAAGCCAGAAATTCCATACCTGACGCGCATCCAAATACTTGGGGCGATGGGAGCGACTGCAATCATTTTATTGATAGTTGCTAAACTTTCGTTATACCTTGGCCACTTTTCCCTTTTTTCTTGGGACTTGAACCAAAGAGAGTTGCTGTTCGGTGTAGGGTTAGGATTGTCCATCACCGCGTTAAGTGGCGTAGTTTATCGCGTTTGGAGTGCCTATCGGAAAAGTGCAGATTATTATCTAGAAGTGATACTGAAGCCCTTAGCCTTACCTGACTTAATTTGGTTGGGGTTACTACCGGGGTTGAGTGAAGAATTATTATTTAGAGGTGTAATGCTGCCAGCTTTAGGCTTAGATCATCTGGCTGTCATTGTATCGAGTCTTTGCTTTGGCATCTTGCATTTTAGTGGTTCCCAACAATGGCCTTATGTGATTTGGGCAACATTTGTCGGGATGATATTCGCATATAGTGCCTTGCTCACGGGCAACTTATTAGTGCCGATTGTTGCTCACATTATTACCAATTGGATTTCTAGCTATTTCTGGAAAATGTCGCAATTACGACAATTAAAAAATAAATTTTGA
- a CDS encoding DUF3326 domain-containing protein, producing MNRPYTAILIVPTGVGAAIGGYAGDALPVAKVISQVCDRLITHPNVLNGASLYWNLPNAFYVEGYGLDKFASGCWGLRPVRSNKVGLLLDQGIEPELRLRHIQAADAVRATLGLTLTDYVITDAPLNVELRTTASGASWGTIGNPDSLLRAAEILIKKAGAEAIAVVARFPDDMDSEAVQKYRQGEGVDSLAGAEAVISHLLVRTFQIPCAHSPALLSEPPQPDLSPRSAAEELGYTFLPCVLVGLSRAPQFIIDKGAIASEKGDIWADEVDAAIVPATACGSSALLSLSQKRCQIITVEENKTLIKVLPQPLGIKSIQVNSYLEAVGILVAHKAGINPDALRPKLLPLQSVIKS from the coding sequence ATGAATCGTCCATACACGGCTATCTTAATCGTACCAACTGGCGTTGGGGCTGCCATTGGGGGTTATGCAGGAGATGCTTTACCTGTTGCCAAAGTTATATCACAGGTTTGCGATCGCCTAATCACTCACCCCAATGTCCTCAATGGCGCAAGTTTATACTGGAACCTCCCTAACGCTTTCTATGTTGAAGGTTACGGACTTGACAAATTTGCTTCTGGATGCTGGGGTTTGCGTCCAGTCCGCAGCAACAAGGTAGGTTTGCTTTTAGACCAAGGCATTGAGCCAGAGTTACGGCTACGACATATACAAGCCGCAGATGCAGTCAGAGCAACTCTGGGTTTGACCTTAACAGATTATGTAATTACAGATGCACCATTAAATGTAGAATTACGGACTACAGCATCGGGAGCTAGTTGGGGAACAATTGGCAACCCAGATAGTTTATTACGGGCAGCTGAGATATTAATTAAAAAAGCGGGGGCAGAAGCGATCGCAGTTGTAGCCCGTTTCCCCGATGATATGGACTCAGAAGCAGTACAGAAATATCGCCAAGGTGAAGGCGTAGATTCTTTAGCGGGTGCAGAAGCCGTAATTAGCCATTTGTTAGTGCGAACCTTTCAAATTCCTTGCGCCCATTCTCCCGCCCTTTTGAGCGAACCTCCACAACCTGATTTATCTCCCCGTTCCGCCGCCGAAGAATTGGGCTATACCTTTTTGCCGTGCGTCCTTGTCGGATTAAGTCGTGCGCCACAATTTATAATAGATAAAGGAGCGATTGCATCAGAGAAAGGAGATATTTGGGCTGATGAAGTGGATGCTGCGATCGTACCTGCAACTGCTTGTGGTAGCAGTGCCTTACTGAGTTTAAGCCAAAAACGATGTCAAATAATTACAGTAGAAGAAAATAAAACTCTTATAAAAGTTCTTCCTCAACCGTTGGGGATCAAATCTATACAGGTAAACTCATATTTAGAAGCAGTGGGTATATTAGTAGCACACAAAGCAGGTATTAATCCCGACGCTCTCCGTCCCAAATTATTACCTTTGCAGTCAGTAATTAAAAGTTAG
- a CDS encoding 2Fe-2S iron-sulfur cluster-binding protein, with protein sequence MPKIYTVEIDHQGKIHTLQVPENETILSVADAAGLELPSSCNAGVCTTCAGQISEGTVDQTDGMGVSPDLQKQGYVLLCVAKPLSDLKIKTEKEDVVYQLQFGKSK encoded by the coding sequence ATGCCCAAAATTTACACCGTAGAAATTGATCACCAAGGCAAAATTCATACCTTGCAAGTTCCTGAAAATGAAACGATCTTATCAGTTGCCGATGCTGCTGGTTTGGAACTGCCAAGTTCTTGCAATGCCGGTGTCTGCACAACTTGCGCCGGTCAAATAAGCGAGGGAACTGTGGATCAAACTGATGGTATGGGCGTTAGTCCAGATTTGCAAAAGCAAGGTTACGTATTGCTTTGTGTTGCCAAACCCCTTTCTGATTTGAAAATTAAGACGGAAAAAGAAGATGTAGTTTATCAGTTACAATTTGGTAAAAGCAAATAA
- a CDS encoding DUF4351 domain-containing protein, translating to MTRFIHDKFAKDYLEELLKDYGEVKASEKVSGEIKEIDVLFTPAKQQTSNIQILGLLGRFAQHPAIIEPYRNPASTDEICDCILKLLEIKALLRREAKANKTKLQDSEIPKLWVLTPTISETRLSSFGTMQKAGWLSGVHFLPDALRTAIVAIHQLPQIPETLWLRLLGRGSVQSQAIIELQALPLDHPYQKATLELVYNLRENLRVNQELEADDRELIMRLEPLYQRDREQAKEEGRQEGRQEGRREGRQEGKEDLILRLLNRRIGEIDASLIGRIKGLSIEQLENLGEALLDFSNVADLETWLNQQSI from the coding sequence ATGACCAGGTTTATCCATGATAAATTCGCCAAAGACTATCTAGAAGAATTATTAAAAGATTACGGAGAAGTCAAGGCATCAGAAAAAGTCTCAGGAGAGATTAAAGAAATAGATGTTTTATTCACTCCTGCTAAACAGCAAACCTCTAATATACAAATACTGGGTTTGTTAGGGAGATTTGCCCAACATCCTGCAATTATAGAACCCTACCGCAATCCAGCTTCTACCGATGAAATCTGCGACTGTATTCTCAAATTATTAGAAATAAAGGCTTTATTACGACGAGAAGCTAAAGCCAATAAAACCAAACTTCAGGACTCCGAAATTCCCAAATTGTGGGTTCTTACACCAACAATATCTGAAACCAGATTATCTAGCTTTGGAACTATGCAAAAAGCAGGTTGGTTATCGGGAGTGCATTTTCTGCCAGATGCCTTGCGAACAGCAATTGTAGCGATACACCAACTACCCCAAATACCAGAGACATTATGGTTGAGGCTTTTAGGTAGGGGAAGTGTGCAGTCACAAGCGATTATCGAATTGCAAGCGTTACCATTAGATCATCCATACCAGAAAGCAACTCTCGAATTAGTTTACAACTTGCGCGAAAACTTGAGAGTAAACCAAGAATTAGAAGCAGATGATAGGGAGTTAATTATGCGATTAGAACCACTTTATCAAAGAGACAGAGAACAAGCCAAAGAAGAGGGAAGGCAAGAGGGCAGGCAAGAAGGAAGGCGAGAAGGAAGGCAAGAAGGAAAAGAAGACTTAATACTGCGTCTACTAAATCGCCGTATTGGTGAAATTGATGCATCATTAATCGGGCGAATTAAAGGTTTATCCATTGAACAATTAGAGAATTTAGGAGAAGCATTACTAGACTTTTCTAACGTCGCTGATTTAGAAACTTGGTTAAACCAACAATCAATCTAA